Sequence from the Terriglobia bacterium genome:
TGACGGTCTCGCAGCTTATTGCCGGCAAGATCGGCAAGCTGGGCGAGAACATCGCCGTCCGCCGCTTCGCCCGCTTCAAGGTCGGCGATCCCGGCGCCACCATCGCCTCCACCAAACCGGCGGATGCCTCGCCGGAAGAACCGGCGAAATAACTTGAGCCGCTTTGCGGGCGTGACGCCGAGCGCAGCCGAGGCGGGGAGCCCGCAGGCGAAATCCTGGGCCCTGACGCTGAGGAAACGAAGCGTCAGGGAGAAGGACCTGGCGGCTGCGGCCGCCCTTACTGGTTTTCAGATTCTAGTTTCCAGCGCACCTGCCGTAGTGCGAAACTAAGAAGCTGGCAGCCTGAAACTGAAACTCGGAACTGAAACTGTAATGTCTACACCAGTCTTCAAGCGCATCCTGCTCAAGCTCTCCGGCGAGGCCCTCGCCGCCGGTCAGGGCTTCGGCGTTGACCCCATCCGCGTGCATGAAATCGCCGCCGAGATCCAGGACGTCCATTCCCTCGGCGTACAGATCGCCATCGTCATTGGCGGCGGCAATTTTTTCCGCGGCCTCGCCGACCAGGCCCGCGAAATGGACCGCGTCACCGCCGACCACATGGGCATGCTGGCCACCATGATCAACGCCCTCGCCCTGCAGGACGCGCTCGAAAAACGCGGCGTCTACAGCCGCGTCATGTCCGCCATCGAGATGCACGAGGTCGCCGAACCCTTCATCCGCCGCCGCGCCATTCGTCACCTGGAGAAAGAGCGCGTCGTTATTTTCGGCGCCGGCACCGGCAGTCCTTATTTCTCCACCGACACCGCCGCCTCCCTCCGCGCCATGGAAATCAAGGCCGAGGTCATTCTCAAGGCCACCAAGGTCGACGGCATCTACGACGCGGATCCGGTCGTCGTCAAAGACGCCAAGAGGTTCGACCAGATCAGTTACATGGAAGTCCTGAAAAAAGGCCTCAAGGTGATGGACGCCACCGCCATCAGCCTGTGCAAGGACAACAACCTTCCCATCATCATCTTCAACCTCAATCACCACGGCAACATCCGCCGCGTCGTCACCGGCGAAAAAATCGGCTCCCTGGTGAGTGCCTGAATGCCGCGGCAGCCGCTGGTTGTTCCAATTTCGTAACAATTCAGAGTCGTTGGTCAGGCTTGGGCGATTTTGTGGTACGAAGGCTCCGCTTGATGCAGCCATCGCCACAGCCTGGCCCCATCCAGCGGTGACCATCCGAATTCCACAGGCCGAGGAGGAGTTATCCCATGCCTGCCCCCACGTCGATCTCGCAAATTGATCTCCGTCCGGTTCCTGGCAAGCAGTACTTCAGCATTGAACGCGAATGGCGGGAAGAGTTCATCTACTTCCTCATGGTCGATCGCTTTCACGACGACCAGAGCCGAACCCCCGTT
This genomic interval carries:
- the pyrH gene encoding UMP kinase, which produces MSTPVFKRILLKLSGEALAAGQGFGVDPIRVHEIAAEIQDVHSLGVQIAIVIGGGNFFRGLADQAREMDRVTADHMGMLATMINALALQDALEKRGVYSRVMSAIEMHEVAEPFIRRRAIRHLEKERVVIFGAGTGSPYFSTDTAASLRAMEIKAEVILKATKVDGIYDADPVVVKDAKRFDQISYMEVLKKGLKVMDATAISLCKDNNLPIIIFNLNHHGNIRRVVTGEKIGSLVSA